In Paenibacillus sp. G2S3, a single window of DNA contains:
- a CDS encoding carbohydrate ABC transporter permease, with protein sequence MPRALKKSLPHVALLSYLLVILFPFLFVLFSSVKKDNNAIALNPFGIPKEFVFNNYVEAWVNAKISTYFFNSLYISILASVVSIILASMFAFAVTRMRQGKWNTILFSLVMVGMLIPNNALMLPIYTIVRKMGILNTHWALIIPYIANAIPFTIIILAAFMRSLPREIEEAAVMDGLKAPGIFAKIIVPLTVPAMVTVFIVNFLGNWNEFLLANYFLSNDELRTLPVGMVQFRDQYQMNYAQMSAGIVFSVLPVIVIYAILQEKIIEGVTAGGVKG encoded by the coding sequence ATGCCACGCGCCCTCAAAAAGAGTCTGCCACATGTCGCACTTTTGTCTTATCTACTAGTTATTCTATTTCCTTTCCTGTTCGTGTTATTCTCATCTGTGAAAAAGGATAACAATGCAATAGCGCTTAATCCTTTTGGGATTCCAAAGGAGTTTGTCTTCAATAACTACGTTGAAGCTTGGGTGAACGCCAAGATCAGCACCTACTTTTTTAACAGTTTGTACATCTCCATATTAGCTTCTGTAGTGTCTATCATTCTAGCGTCTATGTTTGCTTTTGCAGTTACACGGATGCGCCAAGGCAAATGGAATACGATTTTATTCTCGTTAGTTATGGTGGGAATGCTCATTCCAAATAACGCATTGATGCTTCCTATTTATACGATTGTACGTAAGATGGGGATTCTGAACACGCACTGGGCGTTGATTATCCCTTATATCGCGAATGCAATTCCATTTACGATTATAATATTGGCTGCATTTATGCGGTCGTTGCCTAGAGAAATTGAAGAGGCGGCGGTTATGGATGGGTTGAAGGCACCGGGTATCTTTGCTAAAATTATTGTACCTCTAACCGTACCTGCCATGGTTACTGTATTCATTGTTAATTTCCTGGGCAATTGGAACGAATTCTTGCTGGCAAACTACTTCCTATCGAATGACGAACTGCGTACACTTCCAGTTGGTATGGTTCAATTCCGTGATCAATACCAGATGAACTACGCACAAATGTCGGCGGGTATCGTCTTCAGCGTACTTCCAGTAATTGTTATTTATGCGATTTTACAGGAGAAAATTATTGAAGGCGTAACAGCGGGTGGCGTAAAAGGATAA
- a CDS encoding sugar ABC transporter permease: protein MNKALRNPLVFFLFILPALILFTMFFIYPIFSSIYYSFTSWNGVSDTVKSAGISNFEKALGDERFWISVKNNGWFILFSCFVQVPLIIFFSLLISNVKKLKGLYKTAVFMPSIMSTAVIGILWGFIYEPNIGLLNKVLGLVGIDPLYWLSDERFAMLSILITNAWQWTGFYIVMVLAAILSIPGELDEAAAIDGATGFQRATRITLPLIVPIISVVIMLSIAGAMKAADIVIVMTKGGPAGSTDVMATYMIKYAITNFKYGYGNAIAVLIFVFTLVVTALYQLLIARRTERIEY, encoded by the coding sequence ATGAATAAAGCACTAAGAAATCCATTGGTATTTTTCCTTTTTATTCTTCCCGCACTGATCCTGTTCACGATGTTCTTCATCTATCCCATCTTCAGTTCAATCTATTACAGCTTTACTAGCTGGAATGGTGTATCTGATACAGTCAAGTCTGCCGGAATCAGTAATTTTGAGAAGGCATTAGGAGATGAACGATTCTGGATATCCGTCAAAAATAACGGTTGGTTCATTCTTTTCTCCTGTTTTGTACAGGTGCCGTTAATTATATTCTTCTCGCTATTAATATCAAATGTAAAGAAGCTAAAAGGCTTATACAAGACAGCAGTCTTCATGCCTTCCATTATGTCTACAGCAGTTATCGGGATTCTATGGGGCTTCATTTATGAGCCCAACATTGGACTTTTAAATAAGGTTCTTGGCTTAGTTGGTATTGATCCACTTTACTGGCTGTCAGATGAAAGATTCGCAATGTTGTCCATCCTGATCACGAATGCTTGGCAATGGACCGGATTTTATATTGTAATGGTACTTGCAGCTATTCTGTCGATACCAGGTGAATTGGACGAAGCTGCTGCCATTGATGGCGCAACTGGATTCCAACGTGCTACTCGCATCACGCTTCCCCTAATCGTTCCAATCATCTCTGTAGTAATCATGTTATCCATTGCAGGGGCAATGAAAGCAGCGGATATCGTCATTGTAATGACTAAGGGTGGACCTGCTGGTTCAACCGATGTAATGGCAACCTACATGATTAAATATGCAATTACTAACTTTAAATACGGGTACGGTAATGCCATCGCAGTCCTGATCTTTGTATTTACACTGGTGGTTACAGCCCTTTATCAGCTGCTGATAGCCCGACGCACAGAAAGGATTGAATACTGA
- the yidD gene encoding membrane protein insertion efficiency factor YidD, whose amino-acid sequence MATLRRTIQAPIRVYRKYISPIKPATCRFYPTCSAYALEAIEVHGPMKGSWLAAKRIARCHPFHPGGLDPVPPLEEHPTKKDSARAT is encoded by the coding sequence ATGGCTACCCTTCGTAGAACGATTCAGGCTCCCATTCGGGTATACCGCAAGTACATTTCCCCGATTAAGCCTGCCACTTGTCGCTTCTATCCAACCTGCTCTGCCTATGCACTAGAAGCTATTGAAGTCCATGGTCCAATGAAAGGCTCATGGCTTGCTGCCAAGCGGATTGCTAGATGCCATCCCTTCCATCCAGGGGGACTTGATCCGGTTCCGCCTCTTGAGGAACACCCCACGAAGAAGGATTCTGCTCGCGCGACTTGA
- the metG gene encoding methionine--tRNA ligase, translated as MSEKKTFYLTTPIYYPSDKLHIGHAYSTVAGDAMARYKRLRGYDVRYLTGTDEHGQKIERKAEEAGKTPQQFVDDIVVGIKELWRKLDISNDDFIRTTEERHKKVVQDIFDRLLKQGDIYKGEYEGWYSIPDETFYTETQLVDIVRDDNGVIIGAKSPDSGHPVELVKEASYFFRMSKYADRLLQFYEENPEFILPESRKNEMINNFIKPGLEDLAVSRTTFDWGVKVKGDEKHVVYVWIDALTNYITALGYGSEDRSLYDNFWPADVHIVGKEIVRFHTIYWPIILMALGEPLPKKVFAHGWLLMKDGKMSKSKGNVVDPVTLIDRYGLDALRYYLLREVPFGSDGTFTPESFVDRVNYDLANDLGNLLNRTGAMVEKYFDGELPAYEGNVTAFDGELQAAAENTYAKVEEAMEKMEFSVALTAIGTFISRTNKYIDETQPWMLAKDESRTAELASVMRHLVEGLRTASILLQPFLTQTPAKIWEQLGIEVGELTSWDSGKTFGLIPTGTKLVKGNPIFPRLDVEQEVAYIAEAMGAGKPAAEATEAAPAAPVVSEPEEEHKEEIGIDDFAKAELRVAQVIAAEPVKKADKLLKLQLDLGYEQRQVVSGIAKFYTPEELVGQKVICIVNLKPVKLRGELSQGMILAASKGDQLTIATVPDSMPNGAIVK; from the coding sequence ATGAGCGAGAAGAAAACTTTTTACTTAACTACACCTATCTACTATCCGAGTGATAAGCTGCATATCGGACATGCCTATTCTACCGTAGCTGGAGATGCAATGGCCCGCTACAAACGTCTACGCGGCTATGATGTAAGGTATCTTACAGGTACAGACGAGCATGGTCAAAAGATTGAACGGAAGGCAGAGGAAGCTGGCAAAACCCCTCAGCAGTTCGTAGATGACATCGTTGTTGGCATTAAGGAATTATGGCGCAAGCTAGACATCTCCAATGATGACTTTATCCGCACAACGGAAGAGCGTCATAAAAAGGTAGTTCAGGATATTTTTGATCGACTGCTCAAGCAAGGTGACATCTATAAAGGTGAATACGAAGGTTGGTACAGTATTCCGGATGAAACCTTCTATACAGAAACACAATTGGTTGATATCGTTCGAGATGACAATGGCGTAATCATTGGCGCAAAAAGCCCTGATAGCGGTCATCCGGTTGAACTGGTGAAGGAAGCGAGTTATTTCTTCCGGATGAGTAAATATGCAGATCGATTGCTGCAATTTTATGAGGAGAATCCTGAGTTTATTTTGCCGGAATCCCGTAAGAACGAAATGATCAACAACTTTATCAAGCCTGGTCTGGAGGATCTTGCGGTTTCCCGTACGACTTTCGATTGGGGTGTTAAGGTTAAAGGCGATGAAAAGCATGTAGTGTACGTATGGATCGATGCTTTGACAAATTACATTACGGCTTTGGGTTACGGCTCCGAGGATCGCAGTCTGTACGATAATTTCTGGCCTGCAGATGTACATATTGTCGGCAAAGAAATCGTCCGTTTCCATACGATTTACTGGCCAATCATTCTAATGGCGCTAGGTGAGCCTCTTCCGAAAAAGGTATTTGCGCATGGCTGGCTGCTCATGAAGGATGGCAAAATGTCAAAATCCAAAGGGAACGTAGTAGATCCAGTTACACTGATTGATCGTTACGGCCTGGATGCACTTCGTTATTACCTGCTACGGGAAGTACCGTTTGGTTCGGATGGTACATTCACACCGGAAAGCTTTGTAGATCGAGTTAACTATGATCTTGCTAATGACCTTGGTAACCTGTTAAACCGGACAGGTGCGATGGTGGAGAAGTATTTCGATGGAGAGCTTCCAGCGTATGAAGGAAATGTAACAGCATTTGATGGTGAGCTTCAAGCTGCGGCAGAGAACACTTATGCCAAAGTAGAAGAAGCGATGGAAAAAATGGAGTTCTCCGTAGCGCTAACAGCGATCGGGACCTTTATCAGCCGCACCAATAAATATATTGATGAGACACAGCCTTGGATGCTTGCTAAGGATGAGAGTAGAACAGCTGAGCTCGCTTCCGTGATGAGACATCTTGTGGAAGGTCTTCGCACCGCTTCCATTCTACTGCAGCCGTTCTTGACGCAAACCCCAGCGAAGATTTGGGAACAGCTTGGCATCGAAGTTGGTGAATTAACGTCTTGGGACAGCGGCAAGACCTTTGGTCTGATTCCAACAGGAACAAAGCTGGTGAAAGGCAATCCAATCTTCCCACGCCTGGATGTGGAGCAAGAGGTAGCTTATATCGCCGAAGCCATGGGCGCTGGTAAACCAGCTGCTGAAGCGACCGAAGCAGCACCTGCGGCTCCTGTGGTATCCGAGCCTGAGGAAGAGCATAAAGAAGAGATCGGCATCGACGATTTCGCCAAGGCTGAGCTTCGAGTAGCTCAGGTCATTGCAGCAGAGCCTGTAAAGAAAGCCGACAAGCTGCTGAAGCTGCAGCTGGATCTAGGCTATGAGCAGCGTCAAGTCGTTTCTGGTATTGCGAAGTTTTACACACCGGAAGAGCTGGTAGGACAAAAAGTGATTTGTATTGTGAACCTGAAGCCAGTGAAACTGCGCGGAGAATTGTCCCAAGGGATGATTTTAGCGGCTTCTAAAGGTGATCAGTTAACCATCGCCACAGTTCCAGATAGCATGCCAAATGGAGCTATTGTGAAGTAA
- a CDS encoding response regulator: protein MLKVLLVDDEAPILNNLKRVLPWQEMGMEVVGMARSGMDALRIAEEEQPDLVLSDIRMPVMDGLTFVGKLRELGLDSEVLLLTGYQEFDYAREAIRLGVKEYICKPIHYEELGNKVREIGANIRSKQFKNKLYNSIPLFQEIPEADNGKKTPDQLMNLAAQYITENLHSDIGIEEVANKIGISGSYFCLLFKNRFALTFVEYVTQQRIEAAKFMLTNSDKSITVIGSGVGYQERRYFTKVFQKQTGMSPKEYRDRNAVRSASL from the coding sequence ATGCTAAAAGTATTATTGGTAGATGACGAAGCCCCAATTCTGAACAATCTAAAAAGAGTGTTGCCATGGCAGGAGATGGGGATGGAGGTCGTCGGTATGGCGCGAAGCGGTATGGACGCCTTGCGTATTGCTGAAGAGGAGCAACCCGATCTTGTGTTAAGCGACATTCGTATGCCAGTGATGGACGGATTAACGTTTGTAGGAAAGCTGCGGGAATTAGGATTGGATAGTGAGGTACTGCTTCTTACCGGGTATCAGGAGTTTGATTATGCCCGGGAAGCGATCCGTCTTGGGGTAAAGGAATACATTTGTAAGCCGATACATTATGAGGAACTTGGCAATAAGGTGCGTGAGATCGGAGCTAATATCCGTAGTAAACAGTTTAAGAATAAACTGTATAATAGCATCCCTTTATTTCAGGAGATTCCTGAAGCGGACAATGGTAAAAAAACACCGGATCAGCTAATGAACTTGGCCGCTCAATACATCACTGAAAATCTTCATTCAGATATCGGGATTGAGGAAGTGGCGAATAAGATCGGGATTAGCGGCAGTTACTTCTGCCTCTTGTTTAAAAACCGCTTTGCTTTGACTTTCGTGGAATACGTAACGCAACAGCGAATTGAAGCTGCCAAGTTTATGCTTACAAACAGCGATAAGAGCATTACGGTGATTGGTTCCGGAGTCGGTTATCAGGAACGACGTTATTTCACGAAGGTATTTCAGAAGCAGACGGGGATGTCTCCTAAGGAGTATCGTGATCGAAACGCGGTGAGGTCGGCGTCACTGTGA
- a CDS encoding sensor histidine kinase — protein MNLRYKLFTAFLGLIIIPLFILGMLMFFVTYNSIEKKYSQQSEYSLKAISYSISNVLKDMDNVTDNGIATSVFHMALSAEDPSNQDLTDAEQLNLNASQRNFRSLLFNHPSISYAFLYNFNGRGNSEIVSLFNKENFRTLPYDTFKKSDLYQEVMDLNGVPKWLAPHEYPELTGTEPVFTQIRLVKELSFFQNIGILVVQIKNWELESIFRNLKIGDSNQDVSFMLVNDDGMILFDPDQKLDGQDIDSFANKEITFKKGFQSFKTEYNGEKSILSMYHLKDYPWSLVSVTSWNTLSREVTVFARWFVGVIFLCFLAAVIFNLFFMNRITGAIAVIVRFMRRVEDGDLTTRVEVKGNDELTLLGKGFNDLMDKINRLFNRIHVEQRRKNQAEMRVLQAQIKPHFLFNTLESINVLAIQNEGKKVSEMVYRLASILRISIQDREEITLDEEVKHLRNYLDIQKFRFEDLFEYDIDIPQELMSCGILKLTLQPLVENSIQHGFEGIDYKGQVSVKVWEKQGDLILRIEDNGIGITPSQLSIFQYIVNDPVEQEVEVERENRMNLERRGLGIRSVADRIRIEYGDRYGIFICSSPGYGTIIQCVIPKYEQGEDHYAKSIIGR, from the coding sequence ATGAATTTGCGCTATAAATTATTTACGGCATTTTTGGGCCTGATAATCATTCCCTTATTTATTCTAGGCATGCTTATGTTTTTCGTGACTTATAACTCTATTGAGAAGAAGTACAGCCAACAGTCGGAATACTCACTCAAAGCAATTAGTTACAGTATTTCAAATGTGTTAAAAGATATGGATAACGTTACAGACAACGGAATTGCTACCTCGGTGTTTCATATGGCCCTTAGCGCAGAAGATCCTTCTAATCAAGATTTGACTGATGCTGAGCAACTCAATTTGAATGCAAGCCAGCGCAATTTCCGTAGTCTGTTGTTTAACCATCCATCGATTAGCTATGCTTTTTTGTACAATTTTAATGGTAGAGGTAACTCTGAAATCGTGTCGCTTTTTAATAAGGAAAATTTCCGAACGCTACCCTATGATACTTTCAAAAAAAGTGATTTGTACCAGGAAGTAATGGATTTGAATGGCGTGCCGAAATGGCTGGCTCCTCATGAGTATCCCGAGCTTACAGGAACTGAACCTGTGTTTACACAAATTCGACTCGTGAAGGAACTGAGCTTCTTTCAGAACATAGGTATCCTCGTTGTGCAGATCAAAAATTGGGAGCTCGAATCGATATTTCGCAATTTAAAAATTGGGGATAGCAATCAGGACGTTTCGTTTATGCTTGTAAATGATGACGGAATGATTCTATTCGACCCAGATCAAAAACTGGATGGACAGGATATTGATTCATTCGCGAATAAAGAGATTACCTTTAAAAAAGGGTTTCAGAGTTTTAAAACGGAGTACAACGGGGAGAAGAGTATTCTCTCTATGTATCATTTGAAAGATTATCCTTGGAGTTTAGTGTCTGTAACTTCCTGGAACACTTTGTCTCGTGAAGTTACAGTATTTGCACGCTGGTTTGTTGGGGTTATCTTCCTTTGCTTTTTGGCAGCGGTGATCTTCAATCTATTCTTCATGAATCGAATTACTGGCGCAATTGCCGTTATTGTTCGTTTTATGCGACGTGTTGAGGATGGAGATTTGACTACGCGGGTAGAAGTGAAGGGGAATGACGAGTTAACGCTTCTTGGTAAGGGCTTTAATGATCTTATGGATAAAATTAATCGATTGTTTAATAGAATCCATGTGGAGCAGCGTCGCAAGAATCAAGCCGAGATGCGTGTTTTACAGGCGCAGATCAAACCGCATTTTTTATTTAATACGTTAGAGTCGATTAATGTTCTGGCTATACAGAATGAAGGCAAGAAAGTTAGTGAGATGGTCTACAGACTGGCCAGTATTTTACGTATCAGCATTCAGGATCGGGAAGAAATTACACTGGATGAAGAGGTTAAACATCTGCGTAATTATTTAGATATTCAAAAATTTAGATTTGAGGATTTATTTGAATACGATATTGATATCCCACAAGAATTGATGAGTTGCGGCATTCTAAAGCTTACTTTGCAACCGCTTGTAGAGAATAGCATTCAGCATGGATTTGAGGGAATTGATTACAAAGGTCAAGTTTCTGTGAAGGTTTGGGAGAAGCAAGGGGACTTAATTTTACGGATTGAAGATAACGGTATTGGGATTACACCATCTCAGTTGTCCATTTTCCAATATATTGTGAATGATCCTGTGGAGCAAGAGGTTGAAGTTGAACGGGAAAACCGGATGAATCTTGAACGTCGAGGTCTTGGTATTCGCAGTGTAGCGGATCGCATCCGCATTGAATACGGTGACAGGTATGGAATATTTATTTGTTCCAGTCCAGGATATGGTACTATCATTCAATGTGTCATACCTAAATACGAGCAGGGGGAAGATCATTATGCTAAAAGTATTATTGGTAGATGA
- a CDS encoding stalk domain-containing protein: MDLKKLTLVAVLAISQAASAVPAFAEAVNNTSGNTNAVGAAATSETNLMPEATDPLPPMPTEVPGGVISPTPTPTPIPGATTEPTTEPATTTEPTSTTVPTATPIPTATPGTTTQPIPTDGVRAAASNQLVLMMNSNKMYQNGVEYLANQPMAVKNGVSYVSIRAMVERVGVKYIYDYKTKETIVTKGTDVMRFKTDSKIYSVNGKNVTMKGPAYQFKGTFMVPLTSITGALGIPYTVDNVQKRVILTLNTKPKASFTVPTEIYAGDPVNFVTSSSSPNGTAIVDERWDGNKQDVYDTPGVYVVSYSVMDANGQWSDPYSVTINVLKPNTPPVANFTTDKDSYKMGEMITYSDLSSDPDGDPIEVTWTNKAEAFFTPGPATVAIQVKDSHGATSTFEKTINISDEILYSKEDFYRLFGVPGSVFNIDGSMVPTWQKVAYNLSSEPYNLIRSNSPETVNTEGITYKETSFGGTRFLVHHKNNMNIKTKVYVIAKNNNLYPTTITTEYVGFGGPNSYPEGTGKMSVERYWKSMITREHYKTTVLQPGESVSILTDLNKIAMKPGEIVSLQADLFSDYPIEYNVMMIDANKDPLTTLPTLPILDRDGVHNRGTYADSTRIITVTDEVGTTPARLLLGDNSSDLNLIGVDPMNGTEASNAGNFGVLYKIKFDRVAPNSLITFNPRGGNYMGPVMVNGQIVQMPTSGSLSSADMNSVIYRTGDYGGSVEILFTAASGSNLPVNFLVTPLPAKK, from the coding sequence ATGGATTTAAAGAAATTAACGTTAGTTGCTGTTTTGGCCATTTCTCAGGCCGCCTCGGCAGTGCCGGCTTTTGCCGAAGCTGTCAATAATACCTCCGGTAATACCAATGCAGTAGGAGCAGCTGCTACATCTGAGACGAATCTAATGCCAGAAGCAACTGACCCATTGCCACCAATGCCAACTGAGGTACCAGGGGGAGTAATATCACCTACACCAACTCCAACTCCAATTCCTGGGGCAACAACTGAACCGACGACTGAGCCTGCCACAACAACCGAGCCTACATCAACAACCGTACCAACGGCTACACCAATTCCTACTGCAACACCTGGAACCACTACACAGCCTATACCAACGGATGGTGTTCGTGCTGCAGCTAGTAATCAGCTTGTACTTATGATGAACAGCAACAAAATGTACCAAAACGGCGTTGAATATTTGGCTAATCAGCCAATGGCCGTGAAGAATGGGGTCTCATACGTATCGATCCGAGCTATGGTAGAACGCGTAGGTGTGAAGTACATTTACGATTATAAAACGAAAGAAACCATTGTTACCAAAGGAACCGACGTAATGCGCTTTAAGACGGACAGTAAGATTTATTCCGTTAACGGTAAAAATGTGACGATGAAAGGTCCAGCTTACCAATTCAAAGGTACTTTCATGGTTCCATTGACGTCCATCACTGGAGCGTTAGGCATTCCTTACACTGTTGATAATGTGCAAAAACGAGTGATACTTACATTGAACACGAAGCCTAAAGCTTCTTTTACAGTGCCAACTGAAATTTATGCTGGTGATCCTGTGAATTTTGTGACTTCCAGCTCTTCACCGAATGGTACGGCCATTGTCGATGAACGTTGGGATGGAAATAAGCAGGATGTCTATGATACACCAGGGGTTTATGTAGTGTCCTATTCCGTTATGGATGCGAATGGACAGTGGAGCGATCCTTACTCCGTGACCATCAATGTACTTAAACCTAATACACCGCCAGTTGCTAATTTTACTACTGACAAGGACTCCTACAAGATGGGTGAAATGATCACTTATTCGGATCTGAGTAGCGACCCAGACGGTGATCCAATTGAAGTGACTTGGACGAACAAAGCAGAAGCGTTCTTCACGCCAGGTCCAGCAACAGTAGCCATTCAAGTCAAAGATTCACATGGCGCAACCAGCACTTTTGAGAAGACCATTAATATTTCAGATGAAATCTTGTACAGTAAAGAAGATTTCTATAGATTATTCGGTGTTCCAGGTAGCGTATTTAACATCGACGGATCGATGGTTCCAACTTGGCAGAAGGTAGCTTATAATCTTTCTTCTGAGCCTTATAACCTTATCCGAAGTAACAGTCCAGAAACAGTGAATACGGAAGGGATCACGTATAAAGAAACATCATTCGGCGGAACTCGCTTCTTGGTCCACCACAAGAATAATATGAATATTAAAACGAAGGTGTATGTGATTGCTAAGAATAACAATCTGTACCCTACGACAATTACAACAGAGTATGTAGGCTTTGGCGGTCCAAACTCTTACCCTGAAGGAACTGGTAAAATGTCTGTGGAACGTTACTGGAAGTCTATGATTACTAGGGAGCATTATAAGACAACGGTCCTACAACCAGGAGAAAGTGTCTCGATTCTTACGGATCTAAACAAAATTGCCATGAAGCCAGGCGAAATTGTATCACTACAAGCGGATTTATTTAGCGATTATCCTATTGAATATAATGTTATGATGATCGATGCGAATAAAGATCCTCTAACTACACTTCCAACACTTCCAATATTGGATCGTGATGGGGTGCATAACCGAGGAACTTATGCTGATTCTACACGTATCATCACGGTTACCGACGAAGTAGGAACAACTCCTGCAAGACTTCTTCTCGGTGACAATTCGAGTGATTTGAATTTGATCGGCGTAGACCCAATGAATGGTACTGAAGCATCCAATGCAGGTAATTTCGGCGTGTTATACAAAATCAAATTTGATCGTGTTGCACCTAATTCATTGATTACGTTTAATCCACGTGGTGGTAATTACATGGGACCTGTTATGGTTAACGGTCAAATCGTACAAATGCCGACTTCGGGAAGTCTCTCTAGTGCTGACATGAACAGTGTGATTTATCGTACTGGCGATTATGGCGGCTCCGTGGAGATTTTGTTTACAGCAGCTTCTGGTAGTAACTTGCCGGTGAATTTCCTGGTTACACCACTGCCAGCGAAGAAATAA
- a CDS encoding transcriptional repressor → MLSTEQILEVMSGQGLRITDQRKTLAKLFGENKGYLSAKDVYEHMGRKYSGLSFDTVYRNLRVMEELGVLEQIVFEDGVKFKGSCNHQDHHHHMICLQCEKTYPINFCPMNLTDTPDQFRVVKHKFEVFGYCKECEENREEELVAAANQKKGV, encoded by the coding sequence ATGCTGTCGACAGAACAAATATTAGAGGTCATGTCGGGGCAAGGTCTGCGAATCACCGACCAACGCAAAACGCTTGCCAAGTTATTCGGCGAGAATAAGGGTTATTTGTCAGCGAAGGATGTCTATGAGCATATGGGCCGCAAGTATAGCGGACTTAGCTTTGATACCGTGTACCGCAATCTGCGTGTAATGGAAGAGCTTGGTGTACTTGAACAAATCGTCTTTGAAGACGGAGTGAAGTTCAAGGGAAGCTGTAATCATCAGGATCACCATCATCATATGATCTGCCTTCAATGCGAGAAAACCTACCCGATTAATTTCTGCCCGATGAATTTAACGGATACACCTGATCAATTCCGGGTAGTCAAGCATAAATTTGAGGTGTTCGGTTATTGCAAAGAATGTGAAGAGAACCGGGAAGAAGAACTAGTCGCAGCAGCTAATCAGAAAAAAGGGGTCTAA